The region CAAGTGGCAGCTTGGCGCATTCGCGAATTATGACAACGAAATCAGCCGACTCAAGGAAGCCAGCGACTCGCGCAACACGCTCTTTTCTGTTGATGTGACTTATTCATTCTAAAGCCAGAGCCTTTCTCTGCGAGCCATTTGTTCACCAATCATGCAATTGACATTTATTCGCAAAAGGAATTGCGTGATTTGCAGTCTGCGATTTCTTATATTGGCGTTTCAAAATTTTTAGAATAGCTATACAGGAGAACATGCGTACATTTATTCCGATGTTTGTCAATGCCGCGTTTGTTTTTTTGGTGTCAATGGGGATTTCCAAAGGCCTTCGCACTCTACATACTCGATGGTGGAAATACCGCAACGTTCGCCTTGCGGTCAGACTTCTTCCTGCACTCAGCATTTTTTTCAATACCTGTTGGGCGATAGCAGCCGCCATGAATGCAACCGAATTCATGGGCGTTAGCGCGGTCGTCTCAACCCTCGTATCTTTGTTTGCACTGGCAATCTTTTTCGCCCTGCCACTCACGAGTTTAGCGCACTGGATTGAAGATCGACTCGAGGCGCGCGCCTCAAAGCACACACCTGAGGGCGAATCGCTGAATTTGAGCCGGAGGCGTTTCTTGCGCACGACTGCCGTCGCCTTTCCTGCGATGTTCATGACCGCGAGTGCCAGCGGCTTTGCGCAGGCCTTCGGCGAGATCCGTATTCCTGAAATTCCGCTCCAGTTCAAACATCTGCCGGAGGGCTTGCGCGGTTTGAAAATTCTGCACTTTTCCGATTTTCATGTCGGCTATTACATACAATTACATGATGTCGCCAAGTTGCTCACGCGAGTGGCGGAACTCAAAGCAGATCTCGTTTTGGTGACGGGTGATCTCGCCGATCGTTTGAATCTTTTGCCAGAATTGCTGGAGATGCTGGCTTCACTTAAACCGCCGCTCGGTGTGTTTGCGTCGCTCGGCAATCATGAATACTTTCGCGGCATCAAAACTGTGCGCAAAAGCTTTGCCGCCGGACCGGTGCCCTTGCTGTGCAACGAAGGCGCGCGATTGTCCTGGAATGGTTCATCAATTTATCTCGGCGGCGCCGATGACCCGCAACGCATGATACGCCGGGACATGTCGGAGTTTTTTGAGGCCAGCATTGACGCGGCAATGGCAG is a window of Cytophagia bacterium CHB2 DNA encoding:
- a CDS encoding metallophosphoesterase gives rise to the protein MRTFIPMFVNAAFVFLVSMGISKGLRTLHTRWWKYRNVRLAVRLLPALSIFFNTCWAIAAAMNATEFMGVSAVVSTLVSLFALAIFFALPLTSLAHWIEDRLEARASKHTPEGESLNLSRRRFLRTTAVAFPAMFMTASASGFAQAFGEIRIPEIPLQFKHLPEGLRGLKILHFSDFHVGYYIQLHDVAKLLTRVAELKADLVLVTGDLADRLNLLPELLEMLASLKPPLGVFASLGNHEYFRGIKTVRKSFAAGPVPLLCNEGARLSWNGSSIYLGGADDPQRMIRRDMSEFFEASIDAAMADAPSEAFKILMSHRPTGFTHAAHLGIDLTLSGHTHGMQIGLNGRSLFENWAPDKFLWGHYARGASQLYTSSGAGHWFPVRLGCPPEAPLFILQRSEEAV